A stretch of Oncorhynchus gorbuscha isolate QuinsamMale2020 ecotype Even-year linkage group LG24, OgorEven_v1.0, whole genome shotgun sequence DNA encodes these proteins:
- the LOC124013287 gene encoding chymotrypsin-like elastase family member 2A, with protein sequence MAAHCFMAPLGNPTYCRMCLGKHHMNTSRDLPSHEACYKVDGIIRHKGFVYEQDKTDITNDIALVHFSSEVNMTREISPVCLPALGALMPAGKPCYVTGWGDEKGSLFPVVSKKLNQAALPIVPFATCSKPAYWWDTLRPSMICAGYESPDELKSACQGDSGGPFACQPSASDPWEVHGIVSFGAFGCIKDKKPSVFTRVSSFNDWIGDNMKRFIYEKSLN encoded by the exons GCCTCTGGGTAACCCCACCTATTGTCGCATGTGTCTGGGTAAACACCACATGAACACATCCCGGGACCTCCCTTCCCATGAGGCCTGCTACAAG GTGGACGGCATCATCAGGCACAAGGGCTTCGTGTACGAGCAGGACAAGACGGACATCACTAACGACATCGCCCTGGTGCATTTCAGCTCTGAAGTCAACATGACCAGGGAGATTAGTCCCGTGTGTCTGCCGGCGCTCGGCGCCCTGATGCCTGCTGGGAAACCCTGCTACGTCACGGGGTGGGGCGACGAGAAAG gtagcCTCTTCCCTGTTGTATCTAAGAAGTTGAACCAGGCAGCCCTGCCCATCGTCCCCTTTGCCACCTGCAGTAAGCCAGCCTACTGGTGGGACACCCTGAGACCCTCTATGATCTGTGCCGGATACGAGTCTCCAGACGAGCTCAAGTCAGCCTGCCAG gGTGACTCAGGTGGACCCTTCGCCTGCCAACCCTCAGCCTCAGACCCTTGGGAGGTCCACGGCATCGTCAGCTTTGGCGCCTTCGGCTGTATCAAGGACAAGAAACCCTCTGTGTTCACCAGAGTGTCCTCCTTCAACGACTGGATCGGTGATAACATGAAGAGGTTCATCTATGAGAAGTCGCTAAACTAA